Part of the Lucilia cuprina isolate Lc7/37 chromosome 5, ASM2204524v1, whole genome shotgun sequence genome is shown below.
taataaaatattcaaacaagTTGTTAGACAAATGAAGCAGAGTTTGCAAAGgaaccaaaatataaaatatcttaTAAACGTTAAGTAATCCTTTGGGAAaataagcaaattttaaaaatgtaaatcaaaaatatttagatttaaaaaaatcaaaatattcaaaactaagaaaattatttaacttgAACAacactagatctgaactagaactgaactagaactgaactagaactgaactagaactgaactagaactgaactagaactgaactagaactgaactagaactagaactgaactagaactgaactagaactagaactgaactagaactgaactagaactgaactagaactgaactagaactgaactagaactgaactagaacagaactagaactgaactagaactgaactgaactagaactgtactagaactgaactagaactgaactagaactgaactggaactgaactagaactgaactaaaactgaactagaactaaactgaaactgaactagaacagaaatagaatttaactaaaattgacCTAGAAGTTAGCTGATCTTGTATCTCAGAAAAAATACTGTTTCTGAATGATTGGCTAACACAATTCTATTTGTggaaaaattgaattgaataaattatttttgtcgtTTTGGCGctgttttatagttttgttggtttgaaaagttttcaagGAATAGAGAGAGCGAGAGACTAGTAAAATTAGTTAACTGAATTATATTGTAGCAGATTTCAGatttaagaaagaaattaaTGAGGACGTGGTATTTATCTTGGGAAGTAAAATAAATCTAAACTGAAAGCCGACGGCTTTtttaaattcgaaataaaacattattttaattttattatttcttttattttaataataaatttacaaaattgtttatttatttaaatataaatatatttaatacttgTACTTTGTTATGctcattataaattataataaatatttgtgaaaaaatactcttctaaaaatgtttaaaactgaacgcaaaatttacttaaaactacAAACACTAATGGTTAAATATACCAATTTCAGTATATTTATTTCAAGTATAAAATTGTATCAAAAATTCTACATTTCGgtataaaacttaatatttaaatatacaaacatttagATATTAGAGTAAATTGTtagcaaattaatttaaataaattataaatttaataatataatttgtatatatattttataaaaaataagcattaatttatgttttgagTATAAAATAGACACTGAGAGAAAAAATGTTTggtagaaatattaaaataataattaaaagtgTTTCTCAGGCTTTTCTGTGGGAAAATgcttttaaagaaacatttttaaggattattttttacaatgtaatttattaatttaatgttaagattaatttaattttagtttaaaaattgacTATCACAATTGTGCTTTATTTAGTTTaggatttaatttaaatccttaataatttcttatgaaaagaaaatatgcCGACGGTATTTTTCTTTAGGATGGATGGCTTCTGGCTGACTTTCCTTAGGAAATATACTTTCTttagcttaaaaaaaaaaacacatcacAATTTAGCTTTTATCTAACAGAATTGTTCCATaatttagtttgattttttagattttactgCCATTGCGGTTTTACCTGACCATTGGGTAAAATTTGTATGACGGCCGTAGATGTTTCTAAGGAGGCTGTTGTGGTTGCATGACCGGCGGTTGTTGAGGTGGAAGTTGTTGTTGTGGCATTAGTCATATTTTGTTGATAATGGTCCTTTAAAGCTTTACACATGGCCAAAGCCAAAATTTTCCAAGCCATTAAATCTTCTTGTGTTATAGAATCATGCTCATTGTTGGTAGAATTATTCCAATGATTTTGATTTATATGCGGACTATTAAAGTTTTGGTGTTGAGATTGCATTATGGGTCCATCTACTTGGTCGGTTTCTACAGCTAATGGAggctgttgatgttgttgctgcagtTGTTCTTCGTGTTCATAGAAAGGTATGGCCATTTTTGCTTAATGAATATTCTTCTATATCCAATAGATTTTAAAACACgtatttttgtttgtacttTTACGTAAATTCTTGcgttcaaaaatatattttttattttttttctacacacGTCTTTCTTTAGCCACTAGTAACGTAAAACTGACTCGATTATTTGCTTTACAAttgtatttatacaattttctgtGTAACTTTCGATACCTTTAGAGGATGAACAATGTAATTGAAACAATTGTGGTTGTTAAAAccaccaaaatatatttcaccCCCTAAACTCATCCTTAGAAGAATagctctctctatctctctgaCTCTCTTTTTTACTATGACTTTTGTGTCTCTTTGTGATATTGGAAAACTCACGTGAATTTCACGTTTtaggaaaacaaaaatactattcTTCCGCTTATTGTAATGTCAGTCAGTCACTTTGTGTTTTGTCTGTCTATTTGACATAACGTCTACCAACAACCACTTAACTAATCTTATCAACAACAccagaataaaaaacatttgttattattatgttttgctGCTGCTACTTGTGATGACAAATGCTCGTCAGTAAGTGagaaattctataaatataatCATCACGTGTCTCTAACTCTCTCGCTCTCATTTCAGCCACTACCCctcttttgaaattatatttttcaaagttCTCTGAATTCGAAATTTAAGTTTGGATTACTTTGTTATAAAAGTTTCCCCATTCGCATTTAAATTTCGAATATTTCTCaggagaaattttaattttataatatcgaAGGATTTTAAGGAGAAAATTGACTTTATATTAAACCATTTGTTGTCTGTTTACCACAACGAGTTGAGACTTCACAATACGTATTCGAAATCTATCTTCGACTACGAACTTCCCTCAAAAATATGACTCACTCTCATATAGTAGCTTAACATAggtttttacaaacatttaacaaagtgaaaataaaaaatttcaaaaatagtcCTTGaccaatttttatgttctttcgaatatacatacacatgtggTTTGCCGCCAACAAATAATTTACGAATACGGTTGAAAGcctatttataagtttttaatttataaaaaaaattatatttcttattcaacaattttaattactttagtGTTAATTACCCAGTATTATTTTGTTGTGATCAACAAATTgatttatgaaaaagaaaaatttttaattcccCCAAGAATATTACCAAAACGAAGTGGTAATAAACTCATATGCAAATTTTGGCAAAGAAATAACTCCTGTGGATCATAACAAGCACTATGTAAGTGTACAACCATTtgtgtaataatattatttaataatgtaAACTGACATTTAATTAAGGTAACTTAACTACCAAATGCtaataaaggttttttttgtttcttagcTTCCCCCATTAAGGCTATAGTCAAGATACAAAGCAACAAATGAGTCTAATTAATAATGAAGCATTTGCCACAAACAATGCCACAGAAAGTAGCGCAAACTGAAGGTGAGAGGTCTTGCAACAGAGTTTAAAAATTAGGTGGGagttgatttaatttaaaattgaattatggttaatatttgaaattttgaaaaggatttattatattttaagatttttaattcaaagataataataaatttccatATAACGTCGGTTACTAAACCCATAACTTTACACATGTCTATAGCGTAGACTATAGGATTACGTATTAttatattatgaaatgttttattcgaatataatcataaatttgtttagaacttgcgttagactgtagactagatcttagactaggctatagaatatatcatagactagaccatactaTGAACTataccagactagactatagactagattataggctaggctattgttatactatagcctagcctatagactagattacggactagattatagactagattatagactagactatagactagactatagactagactatagactagactatagactatactatagactagactatagactagactatagactagactatagactagactatagactagactatagactagactatagactagactatagactagactatagactagactatagactagactatagactagactatagactagactatagactagactatagaatagactatagactagactatagactagactatagactagactatagactagactatagactagactatagactagactatagactagactatagactagactatagactagactatagactagactatagactagactatagactagactatagactagactatagaccagactatagactagactatagactagactatagactagactatagactagactatagactagactatagactagactatagactagactatagactagactatagactagactatagactagactatagactagactatagactatactatagactagactatagactatactatagactagactatagactagactataggctagactataaactagactatagactaaactatagactagactatagactagactatagactagactatagactatactatagactagactatagactagactatagactagaatatagaataggctatagacaatGAACCTAAATAAATTGTCTTAGAGtcgaattgtttttaaaatctattattttataaaccaataacttttttctataaaaacctgTATATTACCATCAATTTATGTTCCATCCTAAAACTATGCTATCAATTTTAACTACATTTGATTTCATGTATACGTaagtaaatttatatgtaaatatttacctTATTTTTTACCCAGAACTGATTCTTTatcaatatttacttattttttcttcatatttaacactttacaccattttttacttaaactgaaaagaaagaagaaaaaaaaagttaaaaacatttgtttactcataaagcaaaaaaaattaaaaaaagctcaatacaataaaaatactaaCACACTCTTacgcacacacacatatgtacatatatcctCATATATCCTGGCATTtatatatacgtacatatacatttatttgtatacaCTACTGTTTTGCTTGACTACTTTTCAAGTCTTGTAGCTAAACAACAATATGCTTATTTAAAcgtaaaatagtaaaaaaggagcttgcatacttttaggttcttaaaataaatagaaaattattgcaTACTGTGAGAAGGTTGCaaaatacaaatgtacattgaaactaaaagaaaacatgcataaatgttttgtaaatgtaaaatgtttaaataagtaaaaaacacAATAAGAAGAACTGACATGGAAAAGCACCTCTGCTTAAGAAACTGGAAAACAATAGTGTAGCAATCTTAACAtttgcagcaacaaaaaaaggCAAACATAGAAACATAGTTATTGTTTTCTTACTCGTTTTTCtgtgttattaaattatatacctTATTATCAACATTTTGatggaaatattttaactattaaCCCTTTAGAAaccccaaaaaaatatttgagaatATCTTCAATCTAGAAAATACTAGCTCTTAAGGGGTTAATTTCTATTATTATAAAAGTATGAtgaacaagtaaaattttactgctTTGGAGTTTATTAAGCCAAACAACAATTGTTGCTTTATGGTTGTTGCACGGTTATTGTGCATCGAAAAAATACAACTGCATTAAAAGAGAAGACACCTCCATACAAGTCAATGTCTTGAATGTATTGAAAGCTGTACTATATTATTGCATTTATACTTTCGACATGTGTGAGGTTGTTGTTTTAGTATTGTTTCCTTTCTTTGAAAAGATGAATccatttttagtaaatatgaTGCTGCTGCTAGTAAATGTTATGCTTAACTGCTTGTTGTATTCAAAAGTATTGTTGCAAGTTGTATCAAGAAAGAAAGTAACATGTGCATGGCAATAACTTTATGCAGTATATTAACAATATAAAGATATTACAAATACAACTTTTATGAATAtggtttcctataaaaagagacGTTCTATTGTTATGGTTTAGAGGAatatgaatgattttttttcttaggaTCCTTTAACAGCGATATTATCTTTAtaggaaaatgtttaaagaaaattattaaatattattaataaacttaAGTGAAGCTACGATTAGACTAcgaataaaactaaaatcggaATATGATTGGACTTTGATAAAAGGATTAAAGTAAAGGTGAATTAAGGATATTCCTTAGTTTAAGTTTCGGATTGAATACTTTATattgaagaaaatttgtttttaataattttccttttctaaattaaaaagcatattcttttgtttttataatcttTTCTTAATTAACTATatgcatatttttcataataaatatttgtttaatatgcaAATTTGCAAACCAATCTCAATGTCtctaaggaaatttattgaaaaatgttaaaagaaagaGAATTCTTTTCtacaaaactttatttgaaCCATATTTctcttaatattataaatacaaacatatttccGAAGCTTTTGTCTATTATAAtcgaatttacaaaatttagatataaaaacaaattcaatatttttcaaaggATATCTTTATACATCCATACTTATACTAAACATCTAAAGTTTTTATGACTACAGGTAACAACATCAACTCACCAACACTTAAAACAACACTTTACGaattgtaaaatgttgaaaacaaGGACGTTACCAACACTTGGCAGCACTTAAAACTAACGTAGTTAATTTATGGTTCGTTAGGTCAAGCGTCTGTTTTTGgtctttatttgtttgttggttacccaaaaaaaaactttttctataactGTTGATTATTTGAAGACCAAACTCCAACTCTTGTTGAactcaaaattatatatatagatcCCTTAAGTGCTTGTCTTATGTCTGCCTCCTTGCTCttcctttttatatttcttttagcccaaagtttattttattgaccatataacaaaaattttgtaaagaaagttCCCTTTTTTCCATTACTCTttgtcaatttaaatatttaaatactttcaaTTCATCTTCGTCATTTTAGGTTTATTTATGGTTATTTATTTTTGGCTAATATTGTGTTAGATGTACTACTCCTTCCTAAATGCTGTTCAATTTTATTCTATTCAATTCATTTCAgtcatgttttttgttgttaaatactGGTCttgatattaaaaagaaattactgggttttttttttgtaaaggattTCCACACCttgttataagtattttatacaaaagGGTCTGGCAAAAGGATAATTTCTTTTTGATTTGTGGACTCCAGGCAAATAAAAGTTAAACACATACTTTCCGGCATATGTGTATAGATGGTCAAGCTTATAAGGGGTCATCTctgctttttatacatttttatgttttgtaagtttctttttttgtaactttttcatcgtaaaacagaaaattttatgttcatACTTAAGTCttgcttttaaattttgagttttttctttagtaaagcAACAATTCATTTCGTTACTGAAGAGTGAGTTTTTCTGgtcaacaaacttttttcaaaagaaagttAATCGTTACTTATTTTGAGGGTTGTTGTGGAGTCGAACATAAAGGACATTAAGTATTTTGAAAGGTCGAATTTTAAAGCAACACCTTTTCTATTATAAAAGATTAAAGTTTTTTGTGAAGGTCAGTGTGCAGGGAGTTTAAGTAATTGGGTCttgaaattacaataaatatttaacgaatatattaaatcattaaccgaatgtaaaatgtttttaaaaaaagtttaataaataaaacatgaactacaattaaaactaaagtaagactatataaagattaaaaaatattgaactgAAATTGAAGCTTGGCATTCACTGAGATTAAAAATAAGAGCTTCATAGATTGAAGTAATAATCGGGCTACAATTGAAACTATATTTGGGCTACGATtggatttttaaattacaaaatcaactattttttaaattttcttataaaatttacttaaaagtctaaaaacaattttgatcaatttcctcaatattttttaaactttaaatgaaacataaatattattgtacaGCAATATGTTTTCGTAAATATTTGACATATTACAGCATACTCAAAATcataatatttctaaataaataatttatgttttcatttaatacCGTCTAAACTTACATACAAATAATTTccatgtaaatttaaaataaaaatatttttgaagatcaaaataatattgcttttgacatGTAAAGCAAGTCGCTATATATTTTGGAACGTATCATGCCACACTTGCtgtaaaaaggaataaaattgaaatttgtattttacttaACACACagttcttaaaaattattggtTAGGGGAAAAGTAGTACTGATTTTTGAACAGAGGTACAAACTAACCTAAGctacaatatttttgacaaatgcgACGTCTAtctgttaaagttatttaaaaattttccaatgtTAATTGAGATTGTCCTTTTAATGCTTCCCTTATAATATCTCTCAAAGAAACAACTTCTTCTCCCACCCATTAATATCACACTTTCCCCCAAAATATCATATGTAATCTATGGTCTTTAGATTTAG
Proteins encoded:
- the LOC124419963 gene encoding TNF receptor-associated factor family protein DDB_G0272098 — protein: MAIPFYEHEEQLQQQHQQPPLAVETDQVDGPIMQSQHQNFNSPHINQNHWNNSTNNEHDSITQEDLMAWKILALAMCKALKDHYQQNMTNATTTTSTSTTAGHATTTASLETSTAVIQILPNGQVKPQWQ